The following proteins are encoded in a genomic region of Blastopirellula marina:
- a CDS encoding LamG-like jellyroll fold domain-containing protein, giving the protein MTRYQRTFGMAIGMGLIAFSSVFAQEKEQEKEANPTPFLVHDRHMHHHNDHHATEEATEKRFFTTRSSNVMLPLPTEDDAFVFAVFGDRTGGPDEGVNILADAVRDVNLIEPDLVMTVGDLINGYNKTDKWVTQMTEFKTIMNELLCPWFPVAGNHDIYWRPLDDPKVLPKQHEQHYEMHFGPLWYSFEHKNCNFIVLFSDEGDPETGEKTFSKPAAQKVSEEQFAFLKQALERGKDCDHQFLFLHHPRWLGGGYGNDWKDRVHPLLKDTGNVTAVFAGHIHYMRYDPQDGIEYVTLATVGGGQSSKVPEAGYLHQYHLVTVRPKQVAMAAFPVGEAMNVREITGELQQQAVKLAQQKPEIQSTLSINSDGPQKGTVTATINNPSDRPIDFTLTPSSRDSRWSISPNHTHGHVKPGESQKITFHVSYNGKTLDDSFQGIDLVLAQDYLARTTRYAIPEVTTSVDFKIDPEMIKDDAANRALSLNNPGDAIEIDSSELKLPEGPFTVEAWFNAESYSDRVGLVAKTQSSEFSIFLNDGKPSASAHLGGKYRAVHSEEAVPTGKWTHVAAVRDETTISLFVDGQLVDQKQLDPSWKRTTNNLPLFIGADPDKNGSPVSFFHGQVDEVRVTAAPLYSKTFKPERRLKATDDTVLLLNFDQKIGPWHVERGPNKVSVGVQGAPQLTAPLD; this is encoded by the coding sequence ATGACGCGGTACCAACGTACATTTGGCATGGCAATCGGGATGGGGCTGATCGCGTTCAGCTCAGTCTTCGCCCAAGAAAAAGAGCAAGAGAAGGAGGCGAACCCAACGCCGTTTCTCGTGCACGATCGCCACATGCATCACCACAATGATCACCACGCGACCGAAGAAGCTACGGAAAAGCGTTTCTTCACCACTCGTTCCAGCAACGTGATGTTGCCTTTGCCGACCGAAGACGACGCATTCGTCTTTGCCGTATTTGGCGACCGAACGGGCGGACCAGACGAAGGAGTCAACATCCTGGCCGATGCGGTTCGCGATGTGAACTTGATCGAGCCTGATTTGGTGATGACGGTCGGCGACTTGATCAACGGTTATAACAAAACCGACAAGTGGGTCACCCAGATGACCGAGTTCAAGACGATCATGAACGAGTTGCTGTGCCCTTGGTTCCCCGTGGCTGGTAATCATGATATCTACTGGCGTCCGCTGGACGACCCCAAGGTTTTGCCGAAGCAGCACGAGCAGCACTATGAAATGCACTTCGGCCCTCTGTGGTACTCGTTCGAGCACAAGAATTGCAACTTCATCGTACTCTTCTCCGATGAAGGAGATCCTGAAACGGGCGAAAAAACTTTCAGTAAGCCAGCCGCTCAGAAAGTGAGCGAAGAACAGTTCGCCTTTTTGAAGCAAGCTTTGGAACGTGGTAAAGACTGCGATCACCAGTTCTTGTTCCTACATCATCCTCGTTGGCTCGGTGGAGGTTACGGGAACGATTGGAAAGATCGCGTTCATCCGTTGTTGAAAGATACCGGCAATGTTACGGCCGTCTTCGCTGGCCACATCCATTACATGCGATACGATCCGCAAGACGGCATCGAGTATGTTACTTTGGCGACCGTTGGTGGTGGACAATCGAGCAAGGTCCCCGAAGCTGGCTATTTGCATCAGTATCACCTGGTAACCGTCCGTCCGAAGCAAGTCGCGATGGCCGCCTTCCCGGTTGGCGAAGCGATGAACGTTCGCGAGATCACTGGCGAGTTACAGCAGCAAGCCGTGAAACTCGCCCAACAGAAACCGGAGATTCAAAGCACGCTGAGCATCAATTCCGATGGACCTCAGAAGGGAACGGTCACGGCAACCATCAATAATCCTTCGGATCGTCCAATCGATTTCACGCTGACACCAAGCAGTCGAGATTCGCGCTGGAGCATTTCGCCAAATCACACACACGGACACGTGAAACCAGGCGAGTCGCAGAAAATCACCTTCCATGTGTCGTATAACGGGAAGACGCTCGACGATTCGTTCCAAGGGATCGATCTGGTCTTGGCTCAAGATTACCTGGCTCGCACAACACGTTACGCGATTCCGGAAGTAACCACATCGGTCGATTTCAAGATTGATCCCGAAATGATCAAAGATGACGCGGCTAATCGGGCGTTGTCGCTCAACAATCCGGGCGATGCGATTGAGATCGATTCCAGCGAACTGAAGCTACCGGAAGGGCCGTTCACGGTTGAAGCTTGGTTCAATGCCGAATCGTACTCGGATCGCGTCGGCTTGGTTGCTAAGACACAAAGCAGCGAATTCAGCATCTTCCTGAACGACGGAAAGCCATCGGCAAGCGCCCATCTCGGTGGGAAGTACCGTGCTGTTCATAGTGAAGAAGCGGTTCCCACGGGTAAATGGACGCACGTCGCGGCAGTTCGTGACGAGACGACCATTTCGTTGTTTGTTGATGGCCAATTGGTGGATCAGAAACAACTAGATCCAAGCTGGAAGCGAACCACGAACAACTTGCCGCTATTCATCGGGGCCGACCCTGATAAGAATGGCAGTCCTGTTTCGTTCTTCCACGGCCAAGTGGACGAAGTCCGCGTGACCGCTGCCCCGCTCTACTCGAAAACGTTCAAGCCAGAACGTCGTTTGAAGGCAACCGACGACACGGTTCTGCTGCTGAACTTCGACCAGAAGATCGGACCTTGGCACGTCGAACGTGGTCCAAACAAAGTCAGCGTTGGCGTGCAAGGTGCACCGCAACTGACCGCTCCGCTTGACTAA
- a CDS encoding HD-GYP domain-containing protein — translation MDAAETKTSILVVDDDDIALEMIEHYLSQEGFLVHTALDGREALELLETREIHIVITDWEMPVMNGLELCRHIRQRFTEHYIYCILLTSRGRHEEIVEGMASGADDFMVKPFNPPELLARINAGIRLVGLETRDLVIFAMARLAESRDTETGEHLERVRQYSRCLAEAMARMPRFADVIDGEFIRLIYQTSPLHDIGKVGIPDGVLLKPGKLTADEFEVMKRHTLLGADTLDAALKKFPRARFLRMARDIAASHHEKWDGTGYPYGLSGTSIPLAARIVAVADVYDALTTRRIYKEAYSTEYAEKVILESSGQHFDPDVVSAFEACKDEFVQFVHRYADPIEESSGITTGGHST, via the coding sequence ATGGACGCGGCGGAAACCAAGACAAGTATCCTGGTCGTCGACGACGATGACATTGCTCTCGAGATGATCGAGCATTACCTGTCCCAGGAAGGGTTCCTGGTGCATACGGCGTTGGACGGCCGTGAAGCGCTCGAGCTTTTGGAGACTCGCGAGATTCATATCGTGATTACCGACTGGGAAATGCCGGTGATGAACGGTTTGGAACTTTGCCGACACATTCGTCAGCGATTTACGGAGCATTACATCTACTGCATCCTGCTAACCAGTCGAGGACGTCACGAGGAAATCGTCGAAGGGATGGCTTCTGGTGCGGACGACTTCATGGTCAAACCGTTCAATCCACCAGAGTTGCTTGCTCGGATCAATGCCGGAATTCGTTTGGTCGGGCTTGAGACACGGGACTTAGTTATCTTCGCGATGGCTCGTCTGGCGGAATCACGTGATACTGAAACAGGGGAACATCTCGAGCGTGTTCGCCAGTATTCACGCTGCCTAGCCGAGGCGATGGCGCGGATGCCACGATTCGCGGATGTCATTGATGGTGAATTCATTCGTCTGATTTATCAAACCAGTCCCCTGCACGATATTGGCAAGGTAGGCATTCCGGATGGCGTGCTGTTGAAGCCTGGCAAGCTGACAGCTGATGAATTCGAGGTAATGAAGAGGCACACGCTTCTAGGGGCCGATACCCTCGACGCGGCTCTGAAGAAGTTCCCGCGTGCTCGGTTTCTGCGGATGGCCAGGGACATTGCCGCGTCGCATCACGAAAAATGGGACGGCACCGGTTATCCTTACGGTTTGAGCGGCACGAGTATTCCCTTGGCCGCTCGGATTGTGGCGGTCGCCGATGTTTACGACGCGCTGACCACGCGACGTATCTACAAGGAGGCCTATTCAACGGAGTACGCCGAGAAGGTTATCCTGGAAAGCAGCGGTCAGCATTTTGACCCCGATGTCGTGAGCGCCTTCGAGGCTTGCAAGGACGAGTTCGTGCAGTTCGTTCATCGCTATGCGGATCCTATCGAGGAGTCTTCCGGCATCACGACTGGTGGGCATTCCACCTGA
- a CDS encoding putative metallopeptidase encodes MTRSSRPKRRKSASSAKPKVSMPARVPKPSIGRVRLQQSVGRRGFDFTYAMRVLVNDMVDRMPELSHIDMSRVAVAMVQARVESTHGIFATLTPMRFEQGSRFTVKRGRKYGVQTLLDEHGREMLYILSFYLPRFQNMDFSEKMITIFHELWHISPDFDGDIRRHPGRCYAHSSSQKEYDEHMAVLSAKYLMKKPSPRLYQFLEVDFRKLYASSGGVYGVKIPRPKLIPVAA; translated from the coding sequence GTGACACGGTCATCTCGTCCCAAACGTCGAAAGTCGGCTTCTTCTGCGAAGCCAAAGGTCAGCATGCCGGCTCGTGTGCCCAAGCCGTCGATTGGGCGGGTGCGCTTGCAGCAGTCGGTTGGACGACGCGGTTTCGATTTTACCTATGCGATGAGGGTTCTGGTCAACGACATGGTTGACCGGATGCCGGAGTTATCGCACATCGATATGTCTCGCGTCGCGGTGGCGATGGTCCAGGCCAGGGTCGAATCAACGCATGGCATCTTTGCGACGCTAACTCCTATGCGATTTGAGCAAGGATCTCGTTTCACGGTCAAACGCGGTCGGAAGTATGGTGTGCAGACGCTATTGGATGAGCATGGCCGCGAGATGCTCTATATTCTGAGCTTCTATCTGCCACGGTTTCAGAATATGGATTTCTCGGAGAAGATGATCACCATCTTCCACGAGTTGTGGCACATCAGCCCTGATTTCGACGGAGACATTCGTCGGCATCCTGGTCGGTGCTATGCTCATTCGTCGTCGCAGAAAGAATACGACGAGCATATGGCTGTTCTATCAGCCAAATACCTGATGAAGAAACCATCGCCTCGACTCTACCAGTTCTTGGAAGTCGATTTCCGCAAACTGTATGCGAGTAGCGGCGGAGTTTATGGAGTGAAAATTCCACGACCCAAGCTAATTCCGGTTGCTGCCTAA
- the amt gene encoding ammonium transporter, translating into MPSALPQLDIAWMLICAALVMLMQGGFCLLESGLVRAKNSFNVALKNLIDFCISSAVFWAFGFAIMFGASYHGWFGTTGFFLDETADPWLLAFFLFQLVFCGTATTIISGAVAERIRFRGYVIIALFVSGFVYPLFGHWAWGGAATGEATGWLAKSGFIDFAGSTVVHSVGGWVALAAILVLGPRLGRFDKERAGIHGHNLTLAMFGVLLLWFGWFGFNGGSTLAMNDQVPMIIVNTNLAGAFGGLAGLIVSWIIHRRPDVGHTMNGAIAGLVGITASCHIVAPWAAVVIGIGAGLICCLVTELLPRLKIDDVIGAFPAHACAGVFGTLVLAFLADTRHFGEGMTHWSQFLVQLQGVTACCVLSFGGGFAFIYLVNKVFPFRTIAEHEMAGLNISEHGASTELIDLLTNMAQHREEGDFSRPVHIEPHTEVGQIAAEYNRVLKRVRSEMEHRNEAESRFRGIFENAVEGIYQTTPAGQFMTANPALARMLGYDSLASLSESIEDVGKQVYVDPNRRDEFVEIITEHGLVFAFESEIRRADGETMWVSENASARRDLEGNLLYYEGTVEDITERRKARRYQEEKNAADAANRAKSDFLASMSHEIRTPLNGVIGFLDLLANTDLDTSQRRFVDLAKSSAGTLLHLINDILDLSKIEAGGIEFESSEFVLHDLVESVPELFAPQGRERGLELNCCIRPNVPNAVIGDPERIRQVLVNLFSNAVKFTEHGGVNLHISIDQRECNGKGNNEVCVRFAVEDTGIGIPQSRIERLFKAFSQVDASTTRKYGGTGLGLAICKQLVELMGGEISVESEAGKGSTFAFCIPLQRVERSQCDVIPNVTGLRVLAVDDNHMNLQVLKEQLQLWGVEVTTASNGERALALLDEAYDRTSPYHLAILDHIMPEMDGIALANLITQNEKHTNTKLLMLTSYDRNISQDELKQLDMRCLTKPIRQSRLLDVLVNLSGGRRSAELPRKETAVVSTNDHRHADAKILVVDDNEINRIVANEILTAEGFEVLLAENGREAVEQVMKRNVDLVLMDCEMPEMDGFEATRKIRQFTEQTATELQGLPIVALTAQAVKGDLERCLAAGMDGYVMKPVNRVELISMILQQLDQSRLGITATSSNAIPEKIENITESVEATEDVKIETIAAPAIVSEQIAISDLEERCGGDQALIQRVLNKFTAKARSEITLLQEHVASGGIPDVVQVAHSLKGMAANVGAQAVSDVAANIELAARQEQTDGYDLMLQELNQKYELCEEAIGLLLNNRTAEEASL; encoded by the coding sequence ATGCCCTCCGCCCTGCCACAACTTGATATCGCTTGGATGCTGATCTGCGCTGCTCTGGTCATGTTGATGCAGGGTGGTTTTTGTCTGCTGGAAAGTGGTCTCGTTCGGGCCAAGAACAGCTTCAATGTCGCTCTGAAGAATCTGATCGACTTCTGTATCTCTTCGGCGGTATTCTGGGCTTTTGGCTTCGCGATTATGTTCGGAGCGAGTTACCACGGCTGGTTTGGCACGACCGGCTTCTTTCTCGATGAGACGGCCGACCCGTGGCTTCTGGCATTCTTTCTCTTTCAGCTAGTCTTCTGTGGAACTGCCACAACCATTATTTCCGGGGCCGTTGCCGAGCGAATTCGCTTTCGTGGCTATGTCATCATCGCCCTGTTTGTTTCCGGTTTCGTTTATCCGCTCTTTGGACATTGGGCATGGGGCGGAGCAGCCACTGGCGAGGCTACCGGTTGGCTTGCGAAATCAGGCTTCATTGACTTCGCCGGATCCACGGTGGTGCACTCGGTTGGTGGTTGGGTCGCGCTGGCTGCGATTCTGGTCCTAGGGCCGCGACTTGGTCGCTTTGACAAAGAGCGAGCAGGCATCCATGGACACAACCTCACTCTGGCTATGTTTGGAGTGCTTCTACTTTGGTTCGGTTGGTTCGGATTCAACGGGGGAAGCACCCTCGCGATGAACGATCAGGTTCCCATGATCATTGTGAATACCAACCTGGCCGGAGCTTTTGGTGGCTTGGCCGGTCTGATTGTGTCGTGGATCATTCATCGACGTCCCGATGTCGGTCACACCATGAATGGAGCGATCGCCGGGCTCGTCGGGATCACGGCGTCTTGCCATATCGTGGCGCCTTGGGCGGCGGTCGTCATTGGCATCGGGGCCGGTTTGATTTGTTGCCTGGTCACCGAACTGCTGCCGCGATTGAAAATCGACGACGTTATCGGCGCTTTCCCTGCCCATGCATGTGCGGGGGTTTTTGGAACGTTGGTGCTGGCCTTTCTCGCCGATACACGTCACTTCGGCGAGGGAATGACCCACTGGTCTCAGTTCCTGGTTCAATTGCAGGGCGTGACAGCGTGTTGCGTGCTCTCATTCGGTGGCGGTTTCGCATTCATTTATTTGGTCAACAAAGTCTTTCCGTTCCGGACCATCGCCGAACATGAAATGGCGGGACTCAACATTTCGGAACATGGAGCCAGCACGGAGCTTATCGACCTGCTGACAAACATGGCCCAGCATCGCGAGGAAGGGGATTTCTCGCGACCAGTTCACATCGAGCCACACACGGAAGTCGGGCAGATTGCCGCGGAATACAACCGCGTTTTAAAACGAGTCAGATCGGAAATGGAGCATCGAAACGAGGCCGAAAGTCGCTTTCGCGGAATCTTCGAGAACGCGGTGGAAGGCATCTATCAAACGACCCCCGCTGGGCAGTTCATGACGGCCAACCCAGCGCTCGCACGCATGTTGGGATACGACAGCTTGGCGAGCCTGTCTGAATCGATTGAAGATGTTGGCAAGCAAGTTTATGTCGATCCGAATCGACGAGACGAATTCGTCGAGATCATCACTGAGCATGGACTGGTCTTCGCCTTCGAGTCCGAAATTCGTCGCGCTGATGGCGAAACGATGTGGGTCTCTGAGAATGCATCGGCTCGCCGCGATCTGGAAGGGAATCTGCTTTACTACGAAGGAACCGTGGAAGATATCACGGAACGTCGTAAGGCTCGTCGCTATCAAGAAGAGAAGAACGCCGCCGACGCCGCGAATCGCGCCAAGAGTGACTTTCTGGCCAGTATGAGTCACGAGATCCGCACGCCGCTGAATGGGGTGATTGGATTCTTGGACTTGTTGGCCAATACCGACCTGGACACCAGTCAGCGCCGCTTTGTTGACCTGGCCAAGAGCTCGGCGGGAACGTTGTTGCATTTGATTAACGACATTCTCGATCTATCCAAGATCGAAGCTGGGGGAATCGAATTTGAATCTTCTGAATTTGTCCTGCACGACTTGGTGGAATCGGTCCCCGAACTGTTCGCCCCACAAGGTCGCGAACGCGGCTTAGAGCTAAATTGCTGCATTCGTCCCAACGTGCCGAACGCCGTCATTGGTGATCCCGAACGGATTCGCCAAGTGTTGGTAAACTTGTTCTCCAACGCGGTCAAATTCACCGAACATGGGGGTGTGAATCTGCACATCTCGATCGATCAGCGAGAGTGCAATGGCAAAGGGAATAACGAAGTCTGCGTTCGCTTCGCGGTCGAGGATACCGGCATCGGGATTCCTCAAAGCCGCATCGAACGACTCTTTAAAGCGTTCTCGCAAGTCGATGCCTCTACCACACGAAAGTACGGCGGAACGGGACTCGGTTTGGCGATTTGCAAACAGCTCGTCGAGCTCATGGGGGGCGAGATCAGTGTCGAGAGCGAAGCGGGTAAGGGATCTACCTTTGCGTTCTGTATTCCGTTGCAACGCGTCGAGCGTTCGCAGTGTGACGTCATTCCGAATGTGACCGGGCTCCGTGTTTTAGCGGTCGACGACAACCATATGAATCTGCAGGTCTTGAAAGAGCAATTGCAGCTTTGGGGGGTCGAAGTCACGACGGCCAGCAACGGCGAACGCGCGCTGGCCCTGCTCGACGAAGCGTACGATCGCACGTCACCTTACCACTTGGCTATCCTCGACCATATCATGCCTGAAATGGACGGCATCGCGCTGGCGAATTTGATTACTCAGAACGAGAAGCACACCAACACGAAGTTGTTGATGCTGACGTCGTACGATCGAAACATTTCGCAGGACGAACTCAAACAGCTCGACATGCGTTGCCTGACGAAGCCAATTCGCCAATCCCGCTTGCTCGACGTACTGGTTAATCTCTCTGGTGGACGGCGATCTGCTGAGTTGCCACGCAAGGAAACGGCCGTCGTCAGCACCAATGACCATCGACATGCGGACGCCAAGATCTTGGTTGTCGACGACAACGAGATCAATCGCATCGTGGCTAACGAGATCCTCACCGCCGAAGGGTTTGAAGTCCTCCTAGCGGAAAATGGTCGAGAGGCGGTCGAGCAAGTCATGAAAAGGAATGTTGACTTGGTGCTCATGGACTGCGAAATGCCCGAAATGGACGGCTTCGAGGCAACACGAAAAATCCGCCAGTTCACCGAGCAAACGGCAACGGAACTCCAAGGCTTGCCAATCGTCGCGTTGACGGCTCAAGCCGTGAAGGGTGACCTGGAACGCTGCTTGGCAGCGGGCATGGATGGTTACGTGATGAAGCCAGTGAATCGCGTCGAGCTGATTTCGATGATCTTGCAACAGCTTGATCAAAGCCGACTTGGTATCACGGCGACTAGCTCAAACGCGATTCCTGAAAAGATCGAAAACATTACGGAATCTGTTGAAGCAACGGAAGATGTCAAGATCGAAACCATCGCCGCACCAGCAATCGTTTCCGAGCAAATTGCGATAAGCGATCTAGAAGAACGGTGTGGTGGCGACCAAGCGTTGATCCAACGAGTGCTCAACAAGTTTACCGCCAAAGCAAGATCTGAGATTACGCTGCTGCAGGAACACGTCGCTTCGGGTGGGATTCCGGATGTGGTCCAAGTGGCCCATTCGCTCAAGGGAATGGCCGCAAACGTAGGAGCTCAGGCCGTTTCCGATGTTGCGGCCAACATCGAACTCGCGGCACGCCAAGAGCAGACCGACGGGTACGATTTAATGCTTCAAGAGTTGAATCAAAAATATGAGTTGTGCGAGGAAGCCATCGGCTTACTCTTAAACAATCGCACTGCCGAGGAGGCCTCGTTGTAG
- a CDS encoding DUF1559 domain-containing protein has product MRKSSPLGFTLVELLVVIAIIGVLIALLLPAVQQAREAARRMSCTNNLKQIGIAMHNYHDTYKTFPPGCIGSSTAVNPPSGPQMWGWPVFILPQIEQSALHDVLNPNKRRLVDLLNNASQRDIVQQAIEAYRCPSDRTKDTVKGTPQTFDFNGTAAVGTNYFGGTLNYLGVGAFASLDLDDRPSGPLFRNSETGFQDMVDGASNTFLVGERDFDCSSGVWAGVRNDGGPGPRGINYVTGRVSIPLNFKTKPKGNNGCNEAFSSSHPGGAMFLFGDGSVKFISENISFNNSNATVGDNVNAVNGNFNMNNLGIYQRFGLMNDGQVVSLE; this is encoded by the coding sequence ATGCGAAAGTCTTCTCCACTCGGCTTCACTCTGGTCGAGTTGCTCGTGGTCATTGCCATTATCGGTGTCTTGATCGCGCTTCTATTGCCTGCGGTCCAACAGGCTCGTGAGGCTGCTCGGCGTATGTCGTGCACGAACAATTTAAAACAAATCGGTATCGCGATGCACAACTATCACGATACCTACAAGACCTTCCCACCCGGATGTATTGGGAGTTCGACGGCCGTGAATCCTCCTTCGGGGCCGCAAATGTGGGGCTGGCCGGTCTTCATTCTGCCACAAATTGAACAATCGGCCCTGCATGACGTGCTGAATCCCAACAAACGCCGCTTGGTCGATCTGCTGAACAACGCCAGTCAGCGCGATATCGTTCAGCAAGCGATTGAAGCTTATCGCTGTCCTTCTGACCGCACGAAGGACACGGTCAAAGGCACTCCCCAAACTTTCGACTTCAATGGTACCGCCGCGGTTGGGACGAACTACTTTGGTGGAACGCTGAACTATCTAGGCGTTGGGGCATTCGCTTCGCTGGATCTCGACGATCGTCCCAGCGGTCCGCTCTTCCGCAATAGCGAAACAGGATTCCAGGATATGGTCGATGGGGCGAGCAATACGTTCCTGGTTGGCGAACGTGATTTCGATTGCTCGTCCGGTGTTTGGGCTGGTGTGCGAAACGATGGCGGACCGGGTCCTCGCGGGATCAATTATGTCACCGGTCGTGTTAGCATTCCGCTCAACTTCAAGACCAAGCCGAAAGGCAATAACGGTTGCAATGAAGCATTTAGCAGTTCTCACCCTGGCGGCGCAATGTTCTTGTTTGGTGATGGAAGTGTGAAGTTCATCAGCGAGAACATCTCGTTCAACAACAGTAACGCCACGGTTGGTGACAACGTTAACGCCGTCAACGGCAACTTCAACATGAATAATCTTGGGATCTACCAACGTTTCGGTCTGATGAATGATGGTCAGGTTGTCAGTCTTGAGTAG
- a CDS encoding carboxypeptidase-like regulatory domain-containing protein, whose amino-acid sequence MNLLKPRNYHWTCMLLVLGLFSGCFGNTGDRPDTGTVTGVVTLDGSPVEGATVTFQPNDGRPSAGETDASGKYVLMYSVDVEGAKVGQHTVTISKEDQKFDADGELTSSKETLPKEYNYESELTEEVKAGENTIDFKLTS is encoded by the coding sequence ATGAATCTTCTGAAACCACGGAATTACCATTGGACTTGCATGTTGTTAGTCCTTGGTCTGTTTTCGGGTTGCTTCGGCAATACGGGCGATCGGCCCGATACTGGCACCGTTACAGGTGTCGTCACACTCGATGGAAGTCCGGTGGAGGGCGCTACGGTTACCTTTCAGCCAAATGATGGTCGTCCATCTGCAGGTGAAACGGACGCATCCGGCAAGTATGTTCTGATGTACAGTGTCGACGTCGAAGGTGCGAAGGTTGGTCAGCACACGGTCACGATTTCCAAGGAAGATCAAAAGTTTGATGCCGATGGCGAACTGACGAGTTCCAAAGAGACCCTTCCCAAAGAGTACAACTACGAGTCCGAACTCACCGAAGAAGTCAAAGCAGGTGAGAACACGATCGACTTCAAGTTAACCTCCTAG
- the rpsK gene encoding 30S ribosomal protein S11 has protein sequence MAKVVKRKTRRNVQQGVVHIKATFNNTQVTITDSKGDTLCWASSGTCGFKGSRKSTPFAGQCAAQQAAEKALKFGLREVDVKVNGPGSGRESAITALAAAGLTVKSIEDCTPIPHNGCRPPKKRRV, from the coding sequence GTGGCCAAGGTCGTAAAGCGAAAGACGCGACGTAACGTTCAGCAAGGGGTTGTCCATATCAAGGCAACCTTCAACAACACCCAGGTGACCATCACCGATAGCAAGGGTGACACGCTGTGCTGGGCGAGCTCCGGAACTTGCGGCTTCAAGGGAAGCCGTAAAAGCACTCCGTTCGCCGGTCAATGTGCGGCTCAACAAGCTGCTGAAAAGGCTCTGAAGTTCGGTCTGCGAGAAGTTGACGTGAAGGTCAACGGACCGGGCAGTGGTCGTGAAAGTGCGATCACCGCTTTGGCCGCCGCTGGTCTGACGGTCAAGTCGATCGAAGATTGCACCCCAATTCCGCATAACGGTTGCCGTCCTCCAAAGAAGCGTCGCGTCTAG
- a CDS encoding DNA-directed RNA polymerase subunit alpha, whose product MHIRWRGLELPSAVTCETETLSSNYGKFIAEPFERGFGATIGNSLRRILLSSLEGAAVTQIKVRGAQHEFTSIPGVVEDMTDIVLNIKSVVVKKHSEMTKVITIEKQGPCEITGADIQCDADVEIINKDLHICTVTGEIPFMMEMVVESGRSYVPSTEHSSAEHEIGIIPVDAVFSPVTRVRYTVEETRVGQKTNYDRLILEIWTDGSAHPEMALVEAAKILRKHLNPFVQYNELGATINMPSRSTPSGLDPVMEAKLNMSLAELHLSVRAGNCLESENIHTVRDLVRRTEDQLMEVRNFGETTLTEVREKLKEYGLHLGMRVPPAASPMH is encoded by the coding sequence ATGCATATTCGATGGCGTGGGTTGGAATTGCCGAGTGCGGTCACTTGCGAAACCGAGACCCTCTCCTCCAATTACGGCAAGTTCATTGCAGAGCCGTTTGAGCGTGGTTTTGGTGCCACGATCGGAAACAGTCTGCGTCGTATCCTCCTCTCGAGTCTCGAGGGTGCAGCGGTCACGCAGATCAAGGTTCGCGGTGCACAGCACGAATTCACCAGCATTCCTGGTGTTGTCGAGGACATGACCGACATCGTCTTGAACATCAAGTCGGTGGTCGTCAAAAAGCATTCGGAAATGACGAAGGTCATCACGATCGAAAAGCAGGGCCCCTGCGAGATCACTGGTGCCGACATCCAATGCGATGCTGACGTCGAGATCATTAACAAAGACCTGCACATCTGCACCGTCACTGGCGAAATTCCATTCATGATGGAAATGGTCGTCGAATCGGGTCGCAGTTACGTTCCATCGACCGAACACAGCTCAGCCGAACACGAGATTGGGATCATTCCCGTCGACGCCGTGTTCAGCCCAGTGACCCGCGTTCGCTATACGGTTGAAGAAACGCGTGTCGGTCAGAAGACGAACTACGATCGCTTGATCCTTGAGATCTGGACCGATGGTTCGGCTCATCCAGAGATGGCCTTGGTGGAAGCCGCGAAGATTTTGCGGAAGCACCTCAACCCGTTCGTGCAATACAACGAATTGGGCGCCACGATCAATATGCCCAGCCGTTCGACCCCCAGCGGGTTGGATCCGGTGATGGAAGCGAAGCTCAATATGAGCTTGGCTGAGTTGCATCTTTCCGTTCGTGCAGGCAACTGTCTCGAGTCGGAAAACATCCACACGGTCCGCGACCTGGTTCGCCGCACTGAAGACCAACTGATGGAAGTTCGGAACTTCGGTGAGACGACTCTGACGGAAGTTCGCGAGAAGCTGAAGGAATACGGCTTGCATCTCGGTATGCGTGTGCCCCCGGCCGCCAGCCCAATGCACTAA